From Verrucomicrobia bacterium S94, the proteins below share one genomic window:
- a CDS encoding DNA-binding response regulator has translation MCEMGIMETALVVDDDFLMRGYAVDSLRKENVFVIEASSGKEFSRLHAGRKFDLVFADLDIFQAEARAVNRDPDTIYVVMTSFRKVDKAIQLVGNGAYDYLVKPFSPEQVSVILFRIRELLKLRIQIESLKKKVASDDPDFHAAPKTASGEGAVTNLQELERQTIIRVLKETHGSRNVMAERLGISVRTLQNKLAQYKRDASLQMP, from the coding sequence ATGTGTGAGATGGGTATCATGGAAACAGCACTTGTGGTGGATGACGATTTTCTGATGCGGGGCTACGCGGTTGACAGTCTCAGAAAAGAGAATGTGTTTGTAATAGAAGCATCATCAGGGAAAGAGTTTTCCCGTCTGCACGCCGGCCGTAAATTTGATCTGGTGTTTGCCGATCTGGATATTTTTCAGGCTGAAGCGCGTGCGGTTAACCGGGATCCGGACACGATTTATGTGGTAATGACTTCGTTCCGCAAAGTGGATAAGGCCATTCAGCTGGTTGGGAATGGAGCCTATGACTATCTGGTGAAACCGTTTTCGCCCGAACAGGTTTCGGTTATTCTTTTCCGGATCCGGGAGTTGCTGAAGCTGCGTATCCAGATTGAATCGCTTAAAAAAAAGGTGGCGTCGGACGATCCGGATTTTCATGCGGCCCCGAAAACCGCTTCCGGGGAGGGGGCGGTAACCAATCTACAGGAACTCGAACGTCAAACCATTATCCGGGTATTGAAGGAAACCCATGGCAGTCGGAATGTTATGGCGGAACGACTGGGGATCAGTGTCCGGACTTTGCAGAATAAACTGGCTCAATATAAGCGGGATGCCTCATTGCAAATGCCCTGA
- a CDS encoding HAMP domain-containing histidine kinase, with protein sequence MSDGCYAFFLVMGYDVILDSDGTGRMAQLLRHRLLNVVSGLKSANSLLASELDDRLTAQEREYFPLMDKECDKISGIVGRIEELFGVLPKVTPAPLQQAVKLTMGKLNKSFPMAEIVLDVDCEDAERTVCGTTLNTVLHEAVGNAWEISRKPVKISIRDVEGGFSVRVIDRGKTFSPEVRNMAFEPFYSTRSRHLGVGLAIARRLVENQSGTVSIGVENDENVVEFILPCL encoded by the coding sequence GTGTCTGATGGGTGTTATGCATTTTTTTTAGTCATGGGGTATGACGTGATATTAGATTCTGACGGAACAGGGCGTATGGCGCAGCTTTTGCGGCATCGGTTATTAAATGTAGTATCCGGTTTAAAATCGGCAAACAGCTTATTGGCATCAGAACTGGATGACCGGCTAACGGCGCAGGAGCGGGAATATTTCCCGCTGATGGACAAAGAGTGCGATAAGATATCCGGTATAGTTGGACGTATTGAAGAACTTTTTGGTGTACTGCCGAAGGTAACGCCCGCACCTCTGCAGCAGGCGGTGAAGCTGACGATGGGAAAGCTGAATAAAAGTTTTCCCATGGCGGAAATCGTTCTGGATGTTGACTGCGAAGATGCTGAGCGGACGGTTTGCGGGACGACGTTGAATACGGTGTTGCATGAGGCCGTGGGCAATGCCTGGGAAATTTCAAGAAAGCCGGTTAAAATCTCTATTCGTGATGTTGAGGGCGGTTTCTCGGTTCGCGTTATCGATCGGGGAAAGACGTTTTCGCCGGAAGTCCGGAATATGGCCTTCGAGCCTTTTTATTCAACACGTTCACGGCATTTGGGTGTGGGATTGGCCATCGCCAGACGCCTGGTTGAAAATCAGAGTGGAACGGTATCCATCGGCGTTGAAAATGATGAAAACGTTGTGGAATTTATTCTGCCTTGCTTGTAG